From the Musa acuminata AAA Group cultivar baxijiao chromosome BXJ1-2, Cavendish_Baxijiao_AAA, whole genome shotgun sequence genome, one window contains:
- the LOC103975720 gene encoding uncharacterized protein LOC103975720 — protein MATEARGEEGCGGGSQWTAVANWIVAGGCLRDVISLDTYAKDAPAIRAISTPILLLRSGLLPCEITICFNEKCKIRKIYVRSTAQAYEIYLCNVHCRVAAKEVAPVIATNVASADCESGNHATSEKKDKMSLADSNCKSEDDWVEGKVPDSPLHDQKTNVPSRQAAGNSKKDFQIYYEATADISDASPTMSVTLRFLSLQAKTYVHVSEIYIHADPVVTTEAGTPVHTGKKFGGSSHSAMFMPNPLPLFKSAEIMQLGSSQNITEKEASPSATVREAHARLKSGQSTYNGQSDLDQVSKSYARDKFVAANHIERVLDELVLRVTRIEAFCLRLEESLLKPFNSIEMRLQQLEELCHTYAERAQSRRQGACSRISAPEFISDDSDSENKDSFNFRSAS, from the exons ATGGCGACGGAAGCGCGCGGCGAAGAAGGGTGCGGCGGCGGGAGTCAGTGGACGGCGGTGGCGAACTGGATCGTCGCCGGTGGGTGTCTCCGGGACGTAATCTCCTTAGACACCTACGCGAAGGACGCCCCTGCCATCCGGGCGATCTCGACGCCTATTCTCCTCCTCCGGTCCGGCCTCCTGCCCTGCGAGATCACCA TTTGTTTCAATGAAAAGTGTAAAATACGAAAGATCTATGTGCGTAGTACAGCTCAAGCATATGAGATATACCTGTGCAACGTGCACTGTCGCGTTGCTGCAAAGGAAGTGGCACCAGTAATTGCTACTAATGTGGCTTCTGCTGATTGTGAGAGTGGAAATCATGCAACTTCAGAGAAGAAAGACAAGATGTCTCTCGCTGATAGTAATTGTAAAAGTGAAGATGATTGGGTAGAAGGAAAGGTACCTGATTCTCCCTTGCATGATCAGAAAACAAATGTTCCATCAAGGCAAGCTGCTGGAAATTCCAAGAAAGATTTTCAG ATATATTATGAGGCAACAGCTGATATTTCGGATGCTAGTCCGACTATGTCTGTTACACTTCGATTTCTCTCACTTCAAGCTAAGACCTATGTTCATGTATCAGAGATTTACATACATGCCGACCCTGTTGTAACCACTGAAGCAGGTACTCCTGTCCATACGGGGAAAAAGTTTGGAGGAAGTTCTCACTCGGCCATGTTTATGCCCAATCCTTTGCCATTGTTCAAGTCAGCAGAAATCATGCAGTTGGGATCCAGTCAGAATATAACAGAGAAAGAAGCATCTCCAAGTGCAACTGTTCGGGAAGCCCATGCAAGGCTTAAAAGTGGACAATCGACATATAATGGACAAAGTGACCTTGATCAGGTGTCAAAATCTTATGCTCGAGACAAATTTGTAGCTGCTAATCATATCGAAAGGGTTCTAGATGAACTGGTTTTAAGGGTGACAAGAATAGAAGCATTCTGTTTAAGATTGGAAGAAAGCTTGCTAAAGCCATTCAATAGCATTGAGATGAGACTTCAGCAATTGGAGGAGCTATGTCATACATATGCTGAAAGAGCCCAATCTCGTCGGCAAGGTGCTTGTTCAAGGATATCAGCCCCAGAATTTATATCAGATGATTCTGATTCAGAAAATAAAGACAGTTTCAACTTTAGATCTGCATCATAG